The Nitrospirota bacterium genome window below encodes:
- a CDS encoding MFS transporter: MAWLRHVLPSVIDAEPDEAVPVGWAFLYFFCLLCGYYILRPVRDEMAIEGGVQHLPWMMTATFVTLLLVTPLFGWLSARVPRYRLLLTVYAFFGFNLLAFFVVMTSHLSPQWAARCFFVWLSVFNLFVVSVFWSFMADLFTPAQGIRLFGVIAAGGSIGAMVGPLLTTGLTYVIPIPSLLLISAGCLALCGLCIHRLDRWAMARPVREVRQLGEPIGGSIWAGVRLALSSPYLLGICLYLLCLTTTATFLYLEQARLVSEQMVSPQERTRLFALIDLGVNVLTFLVQVFVTSRLMSRFGLASALVALPLVSAIGFGLVAVLPILAVFIGFTIVRRVGEYAIAKPAREVLFTVMSREEKYKAKNFIDTAVSRGGDATTGWIVNWVKALGVTAGQMAWVLIPLSLFWGWVGWRVARKEEDLRCRRMSDRSA, encoded by the coding sequence ATGGCCTGGCTTCGTCATGTGCTCCCGTCGGTGATCGATGCAGAACCGGACGAAGCCGTCCCGGTGGGCTGGGCGTTCCTCTATTTCTTCTGTCTGCTCTGCGGCTACTACATCCTCCGTCCCGTGCGCGATGAGATGGCGATCGAAGGCGGGGTGCAGCACCTGCCCTGGATGATGACGGCTACCTTCGTGACCCTGCTGCTTGTGACGCCGCTCTTCGGGTGGCTCTCCGCTCGCGTGCCGCGGTATCGATTGTTGCTCACGGTCTATGCCTTCTTCGGCTTCAACCTCCTCGCGTTTTTCGTCGTGATGACGAGCCATCTCTCCCCCCAGTGGGCCGCCCGTTGCTTCTTCGTGTGGCTGTCGGTGTTCAATCTGTTCGTCGTGTCGGTGTTCTGGAGTTTCATGGCCGACCTCTTCACGCCCGCGCAAGGCATCCGGCTCTTTGGCGTGATTGCCGCAGGGGGCAGCATTGGCGCGATGGTCGGCCCGCTCCTGACCACCGGGCTGACCTATGTCATCCCGATTCCTTCGTTGCTGCTCATCTCGGCTGGCTGCCTGGCCCTGTGCGGGCTCTGCATCCACCGACTGGATCGCTGGGCGATGGCGCGGCCTGTTCGGGAGGTGCGTCAGTTGGGCGAACCGATCGGCGGCAGTATCTGGGCTGGGGTCAGGCTGGCGCTTTCGTCCCCTTATCTCCTGGGCATCTGTCTCTATCTCTTGTGTCTGACCACGACCGCGACCTTCCTTTATTTGGAGCAAGCGCGCTTGGTGAGTGAGCAGATGGTCTCTCCTCAGGAACGGACGCGTCTGTTTGCCCTTATCGATCTGGGCGTCAACGTGCTGACCTTTCTGGTTCAGGTATTCGTGACGAGCCGCTTAATGAGCCGGTTTGGATTGGCGTCGGCCCTCGTCGCGCTTCCGCTCGTGAGTGCCATCGGGTTCGGGCTGGTGGCAGTTTTGCCGATTCTGGCCGTCTTCATCGGCTTTACCATCGTGCGCCGCGTCGGCGAATATGCGATCGCCAAACCGGCTCGCGAGGTCCTCTTTACGGTGATGAGCCGGGAGGAGAAGTACAAGGCCAAGAACTTTATTGACACGGCTGTTTCGCGCGGGGGCGATGCGACGACCGGGTGGATCGTGAATTGGGTGAAGGCTCTGGGTGTTACGGCGGGGCAGATGGCTTGGGTTCTGATCCCTCTGTCGCTGTTCTGGGGATGGGTCGGGTGGCGCGTCGCTCGAAAAGAAGAGGACTTGCGATGCCGACGGATGTCTGACCGCTCTGCTTAG
- a CDS encoding aminotransferase class I/II-fold pyridoxal phosphate-dependent enzyme encodes MIDLRSDTVTKPTDAMRKAMASAEVGDDVYGEDPTVNRLQEMAAAMFGKKAALFVPSGTMGNQLAIRLHTQPGQEVIVESKAHIVRYEQGAAGALAGVQLHWVVGNRGLISAEQVEAAIRPTDPYTIQTGLICLENTHNSGGGTIYPLATIERIRAAASTHRIPMHLDGARLFNAIAATTLPPASYAQHFDTLSVCLSKGLGAPAGALLMMNDLTLLDRAKRLRRMYGGAMRQSGILAAAGIYALEHHVSRLKLDHDHAKKMARRLQQISTVRISPQDVDTNIVIFDVIGHRLTPPALVAALKQEGLLINALGGTSFRAVTHLDVSSAMTDQACEIFARVLGE; translated from the coding sequence ATGATCGATTTACGCAGCGATACCGTCACGAAACCCACCGACGCCATGCGCAAAGCCATGGCCAGCGCGGAGGTGGGAGACGATGTCTATGGCGAAGATCCCACCGTGAACCGCCTCCAAGAGATGGCGGCGGCGATGTTCGGGAAAAAGGCCGCGCTCTTCGTGCCCTCCGGCACCATGGGCAATCAACTCGCCATTCGCCTCCACACGCAACCGGGCCAGGAAGTCATCGTCGAGAGCAAGGCCCATATCGTACGGTACGAACAGGGAGCAGCAGGAGCGCTGGCCGGAGTTCAGCTCCATTGGGTCGTGGGAAACCGGGGCCTCATCTCAGCCGAGCAGGTGGAAGCGGCCATCCGCCCCACGGACCCCTACACGATTCAAACGGGCCTGATCTGCCTGGAGAATACCCATAATAGCGGCGGCGGCACGATTTATCCGCTGGCCACGATTGAACGGATTCGCGCCGCAGCAAGCACCCATCGCATTCCGATGCATCTGGACGGGGCCAGGCTGTTCAATGCCATCGCCGCTACCACTCTGCCTCCTGCCTCCTATGCCCAGCACTTCGATACCCTGTCGGTCTGTCTCTCAAAAGGCCTGGGAGCGCCAGCCGGCGCGCTCCTCATGATGAACGATCTGACGCTCCTCGACAGGGCCAAGCGGCTGCGCCGGATGTATGGAGGCGCCATGAGACAGTCCGGCATCCTGGCCGCTGCCGGCATCTATGCGCTGGAGCACCATGTCTCGCGATTGAAGCTGGACCATGACCATGCCAAGAAGATGGCGCGACGGCTGCAACAGATCTCTACGGTCAGGATCAGCCCGCAAGACGTCGATACGAACATCGTCATTTTCGACGTCATCGGCCACAGGCTGACGCCCCCGGCGCTGGTCGCAGCCCTGAAACAGGAGGGGCTCTTGATCAACGCCCTCGGCGGCACCAGTTTTCGCGCCGTCACCCACCTGGATGTCTCCAGCGCCATGACCGATCAAGCCTGCGAGATCTTCGCCCGTGTGCTGGGAGAATGA
- a CDS encoding PAS domain S-box protein — protein sequence MASKAAQAEEDLSASEERFRAVVGATPDAVLLADDNGTILLWNQAAARLFGYTEEEVIGQPLTLLMPPRYREAHRAGMTRLEATGEARVMGRTVELHGLKKDGTEFPLELSLGSGKNRGRTFFSGIIRDITNRKQAEEAKQQAEARYRSVVENAVEGIFQSTPDGRFLMANPSLAQMLRYDSPESLVSTVTNIGLQLYADPKKRDEVLAELSKSGALRGFDTELACRDGGVISVSVNAREVRDQQGDLLHYEGTIEDISERKRLAAELLEEIKVAEVTRALGDIGHDVKNMLMPVLSGVDLLKEEVQEILDRLVVKGEGAQAEAHRKVSGELVGMVVNNARRIQDRVRELADAVKGVTTAPEFKPCRIATCVADVMTSLQRYAAEKGVALHAEGLELLPVIQADERRLFNAFYNVIDNAIPEVPPGGSVTVRGQVEVGAERLLISVVDTGRGMPPEVRDSLFTSQVISRKAGGTGLGTKIVKDVVSAHKGSIAVESALGVGTTIHIRLPLNSGR from the coding sequence TTGGCCTCCAAGGCTGCGCAAGCCGAGGAGGACTTGAGCGCCAGCGAGGAACGGTTTCGCGCTGTGGTGGGCGCCACGCCTGACGCGGTCCTGCTGGCCGATGACAACGGAACCATCCTCTTGTGGAACCAGGCTGCCGCGCGACTCTTCGGCTATACCGAGGAGGAAGTGATCGGGCAACCGCTCACGTTGCTGATGCCGCCACGATACAGGGAGGCGCATCGGGCAGGCATGACGCGCTTGGAGGCTACCGGCGAGGCCCGTGTTATGGGACGGACGGTCGAATTGCATGGGTTGAAGAAAGACGGGACCGAGTTTCCGTTGGAACTGTCCCTGGGCAGCGGGAAGAACAGAGGCAGGACTTTTTTTAGCGGGATCATTCGTGACATTACGAACCGCAAGCAGGCCGAGGAAGCGAAGCAACAGGCGGAAGCGCGCTATCGGAGCGTCGTTGAAAATGCGGTGGAGGGGATCTTTCAGTCGACACCGGATGGGCGGTTTCTGATGGCCAATCCCAGCCTGGCTCAGATGCTGCGCTATGACTCGCCGGAATCGCTGGTTTCAACCGTCACGAATATCGGGCTTCAGCTCTATGCCGACCCCAAGAAGCGGGACGAGGTTCTGGCCGAGCTGAGCAAGTCCGGGGCCCTTCGTGGCTTTGACACAGAGCTGGCCTGCCGGGATGGCGGCGTCATTTCCGTGTCGGTGAACGCGCGGGAGGTGCGCGATCAGCAGGGAGATCTTCTCCATTACGAAGGGACGATCGAGGATATCAGTGAGCGAAAGCGTTTGGCGGCAGAGCTCCTGGAGGAGATTAAAGTGGCGGAGGTGACCCGTGCCCTGGGAGATATCGGTCACGACGTCAAGAATATGTTGATGCCGGTGCTGAGCGGCGTGGATCTTTTGAAGGAGGAAGTCCAGGAGATTCTCGATCGTTTAGTGGTGAAGGGGGAGGGGGCGCAGGCCGAGGCGCATCGGAAGGTGAGCGGTGAGCTGGTCGGCATGGTCGTCAATAATGCCCGCCGCATTCAGGATCGCGTGAGGGAATTGGCCGATGCGGTGAAGGGCGTGACGACGGCGCCGGAATTTAAACCCTGCCGGATCGCGACCTGTGTGGCCGACGTGATGACCTCGCTCCAGCGGTATGCGGCAGAGAAGGGCGTCGCGTTGCATGCCGAAGGTCTGGAGTTGTTGCCGGTCATTCAAGCGGATGAGCGCCGCTTGTTCAATGCCTTTTACAACGTGATCGATAACGCGATTCCGGAAGTCCCTCCCGGTGGATCCGTGACGGTGCGTGGACAGGTCGAGGTGGGAGCGGAGAGGCTCCTGATCTCCGTTGTTGATACGGGGCGAGGGATGCCCCCTGAGGTGCGGGACTCGCTATTTACCAGCCAGGTGATCAGCCGGAAAGCCGGGGGAACAGGGCTCGGCACAAAAATCGTGAAGGATGTGGTCAGCGCCCACAAGGGATCGATTGCCGTCGAGAGTGCGCTCGGCGTCGGGACCACGATCCACATTCGGCTTCCCCTCAACAGCGGGCGGTAG
- a CDS encoding glutamate-5-semialdehyde dehydrogenase, with product MPEVPVKLYIDKLLKDCRIMTRSLALLPGPVKDKALRAMADRLAADEEKILAANEKDVDAVGKSYEADVMKDRMKAAVARLRMTSDDIKEMVDRLRLIADLPDPVGAVTSRWERPDGLQVSRVRVPIGVIGVISELSPLVTVESIALCFKSGNLCVFRGAPEWGLTQEAIGVGLREAAEENGVPAGSWVIIERPEKEVAVELIRSGKSLDAIIPRGGAGLRKVVVEQAKMPVLCNDGGLTHMYVDADTDMPMAQNVAISSKVQKAIASNSLDTLLVQQVIGRQFLPPLVNRMLEEFKIEVRACPKTMALMGQMAMTGHASIIPAKEEDWHTQFQGRVLAVKMVANLDEALAHIVAQGPCLTAVIATTSYESAMRFTREVDASAVFVNASSRLNAGDSYGFGADIGLSGSRLHAKGPIGLEQLTCEKYVSFGSGQLRYPHPVPEAYFDAIMLKRP from the coding sequence ATGCCTGAAGTTCCCGTTAAGCTTTACATTGATAAGCTGTTGAAAGACTGCCGTATTATGACGAGGTCTCTCGCGTTGTTGCCGGGCCCTGTCAAAGATAAGGCCCTGCGCGCCATGGCGGATCGGTTGGCGGCTGACGAAGAAAAGATTCTGGCAGCGAACGAAAAGGACGTGGATGCGGTCGGGAAGTCCTACGAGGCCGACGTCATGAAGGACCGGATGAAGGCCGCCGTCGCCCGCTTGCGCATGACCTCGGACGATATCAAGGAGATGGTCGATCGTCTCCGTTTGATTGCCGACCTGCCGGATCCGGTCGGCGCTGTGACCTCACGGTGGGAACGGCCTGACGGATTGCAAGTCAGCCGGGTGCGCGTGCCGATCGGGGTGATCGGTGTCATTTCAGAATTGAGCCCGCTCGTGACGGTGGAGTCGATTGCCCTCTGCTTTAAGTCAGGCAACCTCTGCGTATTTCGTGGCGCGCCTGAGTGGGGTCTGACGCAAGAGGCGATCGGGGTAGGCCTGCGCGAAGCCGCAGAGGAGAATGGAGTGCCGGCCGGTTCATGGGTCATCATCGAACGACCGGAAAAGGAAGTGGCGGTTGAGCTGATCCGGTCCGGCAAGAGCCTTGATGCGATTATCCCGCGGGGCGGGGCCGGCCTCCGCAAAGTCGTGGTTGAACAGGCGAAGATGCCGGTGCTCTGCAACGACGGGGGCCTCACGCATATGTACGTGGATGCCGACACCGATATGCCGATGGCGCAAAACGTGGCGATTAGTTCCAAAGTGCAGAAGGCGATTGCCTCGAACTCGCTGGATACGCTGCTCGTGCAGCAGGTGATCGGGCGGCAGTTCCTGCCTCCGTTGGTCAACCGCATGCTCGAAGAATTTAAGATCGAAGTCCGGGCCTGTCCGAAGACCATGGCCCTCATGGGGCAAATGGCGATGACCGGCCATGCCTCGATCATCCCGGCGAAGGAAGAGGATTGGCATACCCAATTCCAGGGGCGTGTGTTGGCCGTCAAGATGGTGGCGAACCTGGACGAGGCCTTGGCGCATATCGTGGCGCAGGGACCCTGTCTCACCGCCGTCATTGCGACGACGAGTTATGAGTCGGCCATGCGGTTCACGCGCGAAGTGGATGCCAGCGCAGTGTTCGTGAATGCCTCGTCCCGTCTCAATGCCGGCGACAGCTACGGGTTTGGCGCTGATATCGGTCTCAGCGGCTCGCGGCTCCATGCCAAGGGCCCGATCGGCCTGGAGCAATTGACCTGCGAAAAGTATGTGTCATTCGGGTCTGGCCAACTGCGGTATCCGCATCCGGTGCCGGAGGCGTACTTTGACGCCATCATGCTGAAGAGGCCGTAG
- a CDS encoding class I SAM-dependent methyltransferase, whose protein sequence is MTNDSRLASLHSHLAWWGLRQFTSDEAYFQWQRGSLSPDEIATLHRQVEQKRRGSSIDEVAFYDATAHPNILPVLYSQRYDYYLAIGQRVADRIGEARSILDVGCGVGILTTFYAKQYPDKTFVGIDRSPASIARAQVQAAARGLTNVRFDCLDLDQTSSADSYDLILATHAILQAEQDPGIPSRSWNTFERASESQPQADFEKRTGVGSRLDRLSSLIAADGRMILFEKTRQLARRVPLQRALAARGFGLIEQPELIRYRLVEEVADDGPFYLLGRGAARQFHWDEGPEPDEGPPFDRAKLKTGSIDSGEPLYENHWPSAQMVWEQLRAKHLLKETTKQGPDGRQLHAELGRAEEGVYLYCANTLDQRQLVLVEPASRAMLEAYYQDIVSSAP, encoded by the coding sequence ATGACTAACGACTCACGGTTGGCATCGCTCCATTCACACCTGGCTTGGTGGGGTCTTCGGCAGTTCACGTCGGACGAGGCCTACTTCCAGTGGCAGAGGGGATCCCTCTCGCCGGATGAGATCGCAACCTTACATCGACAGGTCGAGCAGAAACGTCGCGGATCGTCGATCGATGAGGTGGCGTTCTACGATGCCACGGCCCATCCGAACATTCTCCCGGTCCTCTATAGTCAACGGTACGACTATTATCTGGCGATCGGCCAGCGTGTGGCCGATCGCATCGGTGAGGCCCGTTCCATTCTCGATGTGGGCTGCGGCGTCGGCATCCTGACGACGTTCTATGCGAAACAATATCCGGACAAGACTTTCGTGGGGATCGACCGCTCGCCTGCTTCGATCGCCCGCGCGCAAGTGCAGGCTGCGGCGCGGGGTCTGACCAATGTGCGGTTCGATTGTCTCGATCTCGATCAGACGTCTTCCGCTGACTCCTACGATCTGATCCTTGCCACCCATGCCATCCTCCAGGCGGAACAGGATCCAGGCATCCCCAGTCGCAGTTGGAATACCTTCGAGCGTGCGAGTGAGAGTCAGCCACAAGCAGACTTTGAAAAGCGAACAGGGGTCGGCTCTAGGCTCGATCGCTTGAGCTCGCTGATTGCTGCCGACGGGCGCATGATCCTGTTTGAGAAAACCCGGCAGCTGGCTAGACGAGTCCCGCTGCAACGGGCCTTGGCGGCGCGAGGGTTCGGCTTGATCGAGCAGCCGGAGTTGATCCGCTATCGTCTGGTGGAGGAAGTGGCCGATGATGGGCCCTTCTATCTGTTGGGGCGGGGAGCGGCTCGGCAGTTTCACTGGGATGAAGGCCCGGAGCCGGACGAAGGCCCTCCCTTCGACCGAGCCAAACTGAAAACCGGTTCAATCGATTCAGGCGAGCCTCTCTATGAGAACCATTGGCCCTCCGCGCAGATGGTCTGGGAGCAACTTCGCGCAAAGCATCTCCTGAAAGAGACCACGAAGCAGGGGCCGGATGGTCGCCAACTGCATGCCGAGCTTGGTCGGGCAGAGGAGGGAGTCTATCTCTATTGCGCCAATACCTTGGATCAGCGTCAGCTGGTCCTTGTCGAGCCGGCCAGTAGGGCCATGCTGGAAGCTTACTATCAGGACATTGTCTCTAGCGCGCCGTAG